In a single window of the Streptomyces sp. 846.5 genome:
- a CDS encoding carbohydrate ABC transporter permease produces the protein MTDTALDSRGTPGRVVSTLIVVVLLGLLLVFFVLPVVWLLLAPTKTAAQIVSDPPLSFGSFSQIGAAWHHLTSFQNGALLVWLKNSAIYSGASLLLTLATSVPAGYALALTQFRGRRTLLTVTLVTMLMPSATLVLPIFLELNKFHLIGTVWSIVLPFSFYPFGVYLVYIYFATSLPRDILAAARIDGCSEWQIFTHIALPLAKPVIGLVAFFSFVGNWNNFFLPYLVLPNSSEFPIQVGLNQLLSSTPSFNPVAGAGLNITIPELALAIIIAILPVLVLFLFSQRTLVSGMVAGATKD, from the coding sequence ATGACGGACACTGCCCTCGACTCGCGCGGAACGCCCGGACGGGTGGTGTCGACGCTCATCGTCGTCGTCCTGCTCGGACTGCTGCTGGTCTTCTTCGTCCTGCCGGTGGTCTGGCTGCTGCTGGCACCGACGAAGACCGCCGCGCAGATCGTCAGCGACCCGCCGCTGTCCTTCGGCTCCTTCAGCCAGATCGGCGCCGCCTGGCACCACCTCACCTCGTTTCAGAACGGCGCGCTGCTGGTGTGGCTGAAGAACTCCGCGATCTACTCCGGCGCCTCACTGCTGCTGACCCTGGCCACCAGCGTCCCGGCCGGCTACGCGCTGGCGCTGACCCAGTTCCGCGGCCGCAGGACGCTGCTGACGGTCACCCTGGTGACCATGCTCATGCCCTCCGCGACCCTGGTGCTGCCGATCTTCCTGGAGCTCAACAAGTTCCACCTGATCGGCACGGTGTGGTCGATCGTCCTGCCGTTCTCGTTCTACCCGTTCGGCGTCTACCTGGTCTACATCTACTTCGCGACCAGCCTCCCCCGGGACATCCTCGCGGCGGCCCGGATCGACGGCTGCTCGGAATGGCAGATCTTCACCCACATCGCCCTGCCGCTGGCCAAACCCGTCATCGGCCTGGTCGCCTTCTTCAGCTTCGTCGGCAACTGGAACAACTTCTTCCTGCCCTACCTGGTGCTGCCCAACAGCAGCGAGTTCCCGATCCAGGTCGGACTGAACCAACTGCTCTCCTCCACCCCTTCGTTCAACCCCGTCGCCGGCGCGGGCCTGAACATCACGATCCCCGAACTGGCGCTGGCCATCATCATCGCCATCCTGCCGGTGCTGGTCCTGTTCCTGTTCTCACAGCGGACCCTGGTCTCCGGCATGGTCGCCGGCGCGACGAAGGACTGA
- a CDS encoding TetR family transcriptional regulator has translation MVRWEPGTRERLQAAAMDLYIARGFERTTAAEIAQAVGLTERTFFRHFADKREVLFSGQELLEQAFLDGLAAAAPDASPLRTVESALSTAAAFFPAERRDHSRRRQMIIGANPALQERELLKLAGLATAIAAALHARGVPEATATLAAESGVTVFGVAFGKWIAPGEERSFLDIEREVMGELVAMAAGVT, from the coding sequence ATGGTGCGATGGGAGCCCGGGACGCGGGAGCGACTGCAGGCGGCGGCGATGGACCTCTACATTGCTCGCGGCTTCGAAAGGACGACCGCGGCCGAGATCGCCCAGGCCGTCGGCCTCACGGAACGCACGTTCTTCCGCCACTTCGCCGACAAACGCGAGGTGCTCTTCAGCGGCCAGGAACTGCTGGAGCAGGCGTTCCTGGACGGGCTGGCCGCCGCCGCGCCGGACGCGTCACCGCTCAGGACGGTCGAGTCCGCCCTGTCTACCGCGGCGGCGTTCTTCCCGGCCGAACGCCGCGACCACTCACGGCGGCGGCAGATGATCATCGGCGCCAACCCCGCGCTGCAGGAGCGGGAGCTGCTGAAGCTGGCGGGGCTGGCCACCGCGATCGCTGCCGCACTCCATGCGCGGGGGGTTCCCGAGGCGACGGCCACGCTCGCCGCGGAATCCGGCGTGACCGTGTTCGGCGTGGCCTTCGGGAAGTGGATCGCCCCGGGCGAGGAGCGGTCGTTCCTGGACATCGAGCGCGAGGTGATGGGCGAACTCGTCGCTATGGCTGCCGGCGTGACGTGA
- a CDS encoding SDR family oxidoreductase — MRVFVTGASGWIGSAAVDELLAAGHEVVGLARSDTSAASLDAKGAQVHRGDLDDLDSIRQGAATADAVLHLANKHDFDHPAVSSLAERNAVQTIGDVLTGSGRPFLLASGVAGAAQGRLLTEDDRSPFHGLESPRGGSENLALEYIDRGVHTVALRFAPTVHGAGDHGFIAALVAIAREHGVAGYVGDGANRWPAVHRSDAARVTLLGLEKAPAGALLHAVGEEGVPTREIAEAIGRALDVPATSIEPEDAQKHFGWLGRFFALDVATSSARTQELLGWTPTGPTLLQDLDSGSYAHA; from the coding sequence ATGCGCGTCTTCGTCACCGGAGCATCCGGGTGGATCGGTTCGGCCGCGGTCGACGAGCTGCTCGCCGCCGGTCACGAGGTGGTCGGGCTCGCCCGCTCCGACACCTCGGCCGCATCCCTCGACGCGAAGGGCGCCCAGGTCCACCGCGGCGACCTGGACGACCTCGACAGCATCCGGCAGGGCGCCGCGACCGCCGACGCCGTCCTGCACCTCGCCAACAAGCACGACTTCGACCACCCCGCCGTCTCCAGCCTGGCCGAGCGGAACGCCGTGCAGACGATCGGCGACGTCCTCACCGGATCGGGCCGTCCGTTCCTACTGGCCTCCGGCGTCGCCGGCGCGGCGCAGGGCCGGCTGCTGACCGAGGACGACAGGTCGCCGTTCCACGGCCTGGAGTCCCCCCGGGGCGGCAGCGAGAACCTGGCGCTGGAGTACATCGACCGCGGTGTGCACACGGTGGCTCTGCGGTTCGCACCGACGGTGCACGGCGCCGGCGACCACGGCTTCATCGCGGCCCTGGTCGCGATCGCCCGTGAACACGGGGTCGCCGGCTACGTCGGCGACGGCGCCAACCGCTGGCCGGCGGTCCACCGGTCGGACGCCGCCCGGGTCACCCTCCTGGGACTGGAGAAGGCCCCGGCGGGCGCGCTGCTGCACGCGGTGGGCGAGGAGGGAGTCCCCACCCGGGAGATCGCGGAGGCCATCGGACGGGCACTCGACGTTCCGGCGACCTCGATCGAACCGGAGGACGCCCAGAAGCACTTCGGCTGGCTCGGCCGCTTCTTCGCCCTGGACGTCGCCACGTCGAGCGCTCGCACGCAGGAGCTCCTCGGCTGGACCCCGACCGGGCCCACCCTGCTCCAGGACCTGGACTCCGGGTCCTACGCCCACGCCTGA
- a CDS encoding IS110 family transposase, whose protein sequence is MDVIHERCAGIDISKVDVKVCVRAPSTGKRRRSEVRTFPAVTSGLLAMRDWLLAEGVTVVGMEATGVYWKPVFYLLEHDIECWLLNARHMKSVPGRKTDVKDSEWIARLVEYGLVRASFVPPEPIRQLRDLTRYRTEVIRERTREIQRTEKLLEDSGIKLSSVVSDLTGKSARAMLEALIGGERDPGRLADLALGSMRRKTADLVEALTGNFTDHHAFLLRAMLDRIDACTAMENRLSERIDAQVRPFRRRIDLLITIPGVGTRAAEVILAEIGAQMERFPTAGDLASWAGVCPGNHESAGKSSSGKTRHGDPWLKAALGQAAVAASRTKDTYLASRYRRLVGRRGKKRALVALEHSILVAIWHMFTNDAEYADLGGDYFLERTGKTRATRRLISQLNQLGYQVNLQPIGVL, encoded by the coding sequence ATGGACGTGATCCACGAACGGTGTGCGGGGATCGACATCAGCAAGGTCGACGTGAAGGTGTGCGTGAGGGCGCCCAGCACCGGGAAGCGGCGCCGCAGCGAGGTCCGCACCTTCCCCGCGGTCACCAGCGGACTGCTGGCGATGCGGGACTGGCTGCTGGCCGAGGGCGTGACCGTGGTCGGCATGGAAGCCACCGGCGTGTACTGGAAGCCGGTGTTCTACCTGCTGGAGCACGACATCGAGTGCTGGCTGCTGAACGCCCGGCACATGAAGTCGGTGCCCGGCCGCAAGACCGACGTGAAGGACTCCGAGTGGATTGCCCGGCTGGTCGAGTACGGGCTGGTCCGCGCCAGCTTCGTGCCCCCGGAGCCGATCCGGCAGCTGCGGGACCTGACCCGCTACCGCACCGAGGTCATCCGGGAGCGCACCCGCGAGATCCAGCGGACGGAGAAGCTGCTGGAGGACTCCGGGATCAAGCTGTCCAGCGTGGTCTCCGACCTGACGGGCAAGTCGGCCCGGGCCATGCTGGAGGCCCTGATCGGCGGGGAACGTGACCCCGGACGGCTCGCGGACCTGGCGCTGGGCAGCATGCGCCGCAAGACCGCCGACCTCGTCGAGGCACTGACCGGCAACTTCACCGACCACCACGCGTTCTTGCTGCGGGCCATGCTCGACCGGATCGACGCCTGCACGGCGATGGAGAACCGGCTGAGCGAGCGGATCGACGCGCAGGTGCGGCCCTTTCGCCGCCGCATCGACCTGCTGATCACGATCCCCGGAGTGGGCACCCGCGCCGCCGAGGTGATCCTGGCCGAGATCGGGGCCCAGATGGAGCGGTTCCCCACCGCCGGCGATCTGGCGTCCTGGGCCGGCGTCTGCCCCGGCAACCACGAATCGGCCGGCAAGAGCAGCAGCGGGAAGACCCGGCACGGCGACCCCTGGCTCAAGGCCGCCCTCGGACAGGCTGCCGTCGCCGCCTCCCGCACCAAGGACACCTACCTCGCCTCCCGATACCGGCGCCTGGTCGGACGCCGCGGCAAGAAGAGAGCCCTTGTCGCTCTGGAGCACTCCATCCTCGTCGCCATCTGGCACATGTTCACCAACGATGCCGAGTACGCCGACCTCGGCGGCGACTACTTCCTCGAACGCACCGGCAAGACCAGAGCGACCCGACGGCTCATCAGCCAACTCAACCAACTCGGCTACCAAGTCAACCTCCAACCCATCGGAGTGCTCTGA
- a CDS encoding glycosyltransferase 87 family protein → MTHLRHLSLRAGRRDLGLALLALGVLAASLARFAHGEVNLTGYSIDLDVYRLGAQAWLSGRDLYGGLPPTQNGLHLGFTYPPIAAVVLAPLTLVPAPVAAILVTAASLGLLAATTALMLERSGVLPRAAAIRLAVALMPAAVLFEPIRSTLGYGQVNVALMAMVAFDCLSPRVYWPRGALVGLAAAIKLTPAVFVLYFLIHRQWRAAATAAGSFLAVGALGALLAPRDSVRYWTTAVFDTGRVGSVTLAADQSLNGVLARAHLSGLALHLAWLGAAAAVGCLALAGVARAARARRPVHALALTACAALLVSPISWSHHWVWAAPVLLTAAVAAHRGGDRRTRALVYSGVALFVVGPQRWLPGGGGGEPHWSWWQQIIGSAYVWAALATLLTAPARPGKPLPQVFRNADRRRGPAARPEPGSRTPAWPGSG, encoded by the coding sequence GTGACACACCTTCGACACCTCTCCCTCCGCGCGGGCCGGCGGGACCTCGGACTGGCCCTGCTCGCGCTCGGCGTCCTCGCGGCGAGTCTGGCGCGTTTCGCGCACGGCGAGGTCAACCTGACCGGATACTCCATCGATCTGGACGTCTACCGGTTGGGCGCCCAGGCGTGGCTGTCCGGCCGCGATCTGTACGGCGGACTGCCCCCCACCCAGAACGGGCTGCACCTCGGCTTCACCTATCCGCCGATCGCAGCTGTCGTCCTGGCCCCCCTGACGCTGGTCCCCGCGCCGGTGGCCGCGATCCTGGTCACCGCGGCGTCCCTGGGCCTACTGGCCGCCACCACGGCCCTGATGCTGGAGCGTTCGGGCGTACTGCCGCGTGCTGCAGCGATACGCCTGGCGGTGGCGCTGATGCCGGCGGCCGTCCTGTTCGAGCCGATCCGCTCGACGCTGGGCTACGGACAGGTCAACGTGGCGCTGATGGCCATGGTGGCGTTCGACTGCCTGTCGCCGCGGGTGTACTGGCCCCGCGGCGCCCTGGTCGGCCTCGCCGCGGCGATCAAGCTCACCCCGGCGGTCTTCGTACTCTACTTCCTGATCCACCGTCAGTGGCGCGCGGCTGCCACCGCCGCCGGGTCCTTCCTGGCCGTGGGGGCCCTGGGCGCCCTGCTGGCGCCGCGGGACTCGGTCCGGTACTGGACCACTGCGGTCTTCGACACCGGGCGCGTGGGCTCGGTCACCCTCGCTGCCGACCAGTCGCTCAACGGTGTCCTCGCCCGGGCCCATCTCTCCGGCCTCGCCCTGCACCTGGCCTGGCTGGGTGCCGCCGCGGCCGTCGGCTGCCTCGCGCTGGCCGGGGTGGCCCGCGCGGCCCGCGCGCGACGGCCGGTGCACGCGCTCGCCCTCACGGCGTGCGCGGCGCTGCTGGTCTCCCCGATCTCCTGGTCGCACCACTGGGTGTGGGCGGCCCCGGTTCTCCTCACCGCCGCGGTCGCCGCCCATCGCGGCGGTGACCGCCGTACCCGGGCGCTGGTCTACAGCGGTGTCGCGCTCTTCGTGGTCGGACCGCAGCGCTGGCTGCCCGGCGGCGGAGGCGGGGAGCCGCACTGGTCCTGGTGGCAGCAGATCATCGGCAGCGCCTACGTCTGGGCGGCCCTGGCCACCCTGCTCACCGCGCCCGCAAGGCCGGGCAAGCCGCTCCCCCAGGTGTTCAGGAACGCGGATCGGCGTCGCGGGCCAGCAGCGCGGCCTGAACCCGGTTCTCGCACTCCAGCTTGGCCAGGATCCGGCTGA
- a CDS encoding response regulator transcription factor, with product MIRVLIADDEPLIRAGITMILTSAADIEVVAEAADGQEALEKARTHRVDVALVDIRMPLMDGLTVLAELKRCAPSVRALILTTFGDRENVLRALRQGGAGFVLKDSAPAELIAAVRAVAAGDAFLSPVAARYAAESLAATASATDREARARRLIATLNERESQVLALLGEGLSNADAGQRLHMSEATVKTYVSRILAKLECENRVQAALLARDADPRS from the coding sequence GTGATCAGGGTCCTCATCGCCGACGACGAACCCCTCATCCGGGCCGGGATCACAATGATCCTCACCTCGGCCGCGGACATCGAAGTCGTCGCCGAGGCGGCCGACGGCCAGGAGGCACTGGAGAAGGCCCGCACCCACCGGGTCGACGTCGCCCTGGTCGACATCCGGATGCCGCTGATGGACGGGCTCACCGTGCTCGCCGAACTGAAGCGCTGCGCGCCCTCGGTGCGGGCGCTGATCCTGACCACCTTCGGTGACCGCGAGAACGTCCTGCGCGCGCTGCGCCAGGGCGGGGCGGGCTTCGTCCTCAAGGACTCGGCACCGGCCGAACTGATCGCGGCGGTACGGGCGGTGGCCGCGGGCGACGCGTTCCTCTCCCCGGTCGCCGCCCGCTACGCGGCGGAGTCCCTGGCCGCGACGGCGTCGGCCACCGACCGTGAAGCACGGGCCCGGCGGCTCATCGCCACCTTGAACGAGCGGGAGAGTCAGGTCCTCGCGCTCCTCGGGGAGGGGCTCTCCAACGCCGACGCCGGTCAGCGCCTCCACATGAGCGAAGCCACCGTCAAAACGTACGTCAGCCGGATCCTGGCCAAGCTGGAGTGCGAGAACCGGGTTCAGGCCGCGCTGCTGGCCCGCGACGCCGATCCGCGTTCCTGA